The following proteins come from a genomic window of Purpureocillium takamizusanense chromosome 13, complete sequence:
- a CDS encoding uncharacterized protein (EggNog:ENOG503NWXA~TransMembrane:3 (i21-38o44-64i189-211o)) codes for MIGTSAAELVLIRVSIVFFRYEPLVYAAALAALGTLFRDSPWRAHASTALTALLAAETVFYLAVQAPYARRLTRAAVHPEPLTPDERRALFDECMRNVDDPASYLRWWFLGAELDDIRRDNLRDFFLWAFFDAAATDSDVVDDARAQRELDGYISVVEGRLGRPLLPGRGPAQGLRLTLDDINTTYRGLAWYLVVFLVDQATHVVMLWHGFRYYPRSPSATLRTFPPRPQELLARQRSSAPGLGYWYRPHSQDAAAAGELPVVFFHGIGIGLWTYARFVAELRGANAARGVMVPELMPISFRLAPPPPPKAEFLRQLTLVLARHGPAWDRFALVSHSYGSVLTTHVLSCPELEARVPSAVLVDPVSVMLHLPDVAYNFTRRRPRSANEWQLWYFASTDPSVAHCLGRHFFWRENIVWKKDLLGGGRRRAAVTLSGRDLIVDAAAVADYLEGPAEATEDGAAHNNNNNKVEVIVFPDIDHAQVFDRARDRRRVVDVVDAYCRPQRGRDDMMRN; via the coding sequence ATGATCGGAacgtcggccgccgagtTGGTCCTCATCCGCGTCtccatcgtcttcttccgcTACGAGCCGCTCgtctacgccgccgccctcgccgccctcggcactCTCTTCCGGGActcgccatggcgcgctCATGCATCCACCGCGCTGACcgcccttctcgccgccgagaccgTCTTTTACCTGGCCGTCCAGGCCCCCTACGCGCGCCGCttgacgcgcgccgccgtccacccGGAGCCCCTGACGCCCgatgagcgccgcgccctctTCGACGAGTGCATGCGcaacgtcgacgacccggcgTCGTATCTCCGCTGGTGGTTTCttggcgccgagctcgacgacatccgcCGCGACAACCTGCGCGACTTTTTTCTCTGGGCTTTCTTCGACGCCGCTGCGACGGACAGCGACGTCGTGGATGATGCTCGCGCGCAGCGGGAGCTGGACGGCTACATatccgtcgtcgagggccgtcTTGGgaggccgctgctgcccggccgcgggcccgcCCAGGGCCTCCGCCTGaccctcgacgacatcaacaCCACGTATCGCGGCCTCGCCTGGTATCTCGTCGTCTTtctcgtcgaccaggccaCCCATGTCGTCATGCTATGGCACGGCTTCCGCTACTACCCGCgatcgccctcggccactCTCAGGACGtttccgcctcggccgcaggagctgctggcaAGGCAAAGGTCCTCGGCCCCCGGCTTAGGCTATTGGTACCGCCCTCACTcgcaagacgccgccgcagccggggAGCTacccgtcgtcttcttccacggcatcggcatcggcctgTGGACCTACgcgcgcttcgtcgccgagctACGCGGCGCAAAcgcagcgcgcggcgtcATGGTCCCCGAGCTGATGCCCATATCCTTTCGTCtcgcgcccccgccgccgcccaaggccgagTTCCTGCGCCAGCTGACTCTTGTcctggcgcggcacggcCCCGCGTGGGACCGGTTTGCCCTCGTGTCGCACTCGTACGGCTCGGTGCTCACGACGCACGTGCTCTCATGtccggagctggaggcgcgTGTCCCGTCGGCGGTGCTCGTCGACCCCGTGTCGGTGATGCTGCACCTCCCGGACGTGGCCTACAACTtcacgcggcggcggccccgctCCGCCAACGAGTGGCAGCTGTGGTACTTTGCCAGCACGGACCCGAGCGTGGCGCACTGCCTGGGCCGGCACTTTTTCTGGCGCGAGAACATTGTCTGGAAGAAGGACCTGCTGGGCGGTGGCcggcgcagggccgccgtgACCCTGTCGGGCAGGGACCTGAttgtcgacgcggcggccgtggccgactATCTCGAGGGGCCAGCAGAGGCGACGGAAGACGGTGCGGCGcacaacaacaataacaacaagGTCGAGGTCATTGTCTTTCCCGACATCGACCATGCACAAGTGTTTGACCGCGCACGGGACCGCAGACGCGTTGTTGACGTTGTCGACGCGTACTGCAGACcgcagcgaggacgagacgaCATGATGAGAAATTAG
- a CDS encoding Pantetheine-phosphate adenylyltransferase (COG:H~EggNog:ENOG503NWCY): MAPASSPESSTAAALPSLLLLPSPPRPASRAALRAAYHLPLSTVLTRLSDEHKLACSSAASAASPPPSAPVLAVAVASPVLAGPASAPKRRSVRWSPSQTLLARLYTLVASICAEHGIATDLAGDDPGTVDARILLVDHERGRKPSWYLEQAQMQGRDRRYSPTCTTVLDLATFAATTGPWKTVFHPSGEPGYELLAAYLDLATGCGRTLLQKQIVAVKGGLSFCVPARAADGTDAGEGQSKHQTESRIRDGVSATTAGTVPATVTGGSPDAVEGYRSICIGGTFDHLHPGHKLLLHAAALLLRVPMMEDDRDASPCIFIVGVSGDELLKRKKYAQELQSWEVRSRSTLDFLATILGEPSTATLHITDTGESAAAAAAATGRTGATEDAPTPRELQGSFRNGAILVRCVDLRDPFGPPIWEEGVDAIVVSAETRGGATAINDRRAQRQWHPLDAYEIDVLGERDDDDDGEGGDSEGEGEGGADKKAATEAARIAAKISSTEIRRQKAEARARRGHL; the protein is encoded by the coding sequence ATGGCCCCGGCCTCATCGCCAGAgtccagcaccgccgccgccctgccttcactgctgctcctcccgtCGCCTCCACGCCCGGCCAGCAGagccgccctccgcgccgcgtACCATCTCCCGCTCTCCACCGTCCTCACCCGCCTCAGCGACGAGCACAAGctcgcctgctcctcggcggcgtcggccgctTCACCGCCCCCTTCGGCTcccgtccttgccgtcgccgtcgcctctcccgtcctcgccggccccgcctccgccccgaAGCGGCGCTCCGTCCggtggtcgccgtcgcagaCCCTCCTCGCGCGGCTTTACACCCTCGTCGCGTCCATCTGCGCCGAGCATGGCATCGCGAcggacctcgccggcgacgacccgGGCACCGTAGACGCGCGCAtcctgctcgtcgaccacgAGCGCGGCCGCAAGCCCTCGTGGTACCTCGAGCAGGCGCAGATGCAAGGGAGGGACCGTCGCTACTCGCCCACCTGCACgaccgtcctcgacctcgccacCTTtgcggccacgacggggcCCTGGAAGACGGTGTTTCACCCAAGCGGCGAGCCCGGCtacgagctgctcgcggccTACCTGGACCTCGCGACGGGGTGCGGGCGCACCCTTCTCCAGAAGCAAATTGTCGCTGTCAAGGGCGGGCTGAGTTTCTGCGTCCCCGCGCGGGCAGCCGATGGCACGGATGCGGGAGAGGGTCAAAGCAAACACCAGACGGAGAGCAGGATCCGCGATGGGGTGTCTGCTACAACCGCGGGCACGGTCCCCGCAACCGTGACGGGAGGCAGTCCAGACGCTGTTGAGGGCTACCGGTCCATCTGCATCGGCGGCACCTTTGACCACCTCCACCCAGGGCACAAGCTTCTCCTccacgcggcggccctgctccTGCGCGTGCCCATGATGGAGGACGACAGGGACGCCTCGCCGTGCatcttcatcgtcggcgtgtcgggcgacgagctgctgaaGCGGAAAAAATACGCCCAAGAGCTGCAGTCGTGGGAGgtgcgctcgcgctcgacgctCGATTTCCTCGCCACGATCCTGGGCGAGCCTTCCACTGCGACCCTACACATCACGGACACGGGCGaaagcgcagcagcagcagcagcagcaacaggcCGGACAGGCGCGACGGAGGATGCGCCGACGCCTCGTGAGCTCCAGGGCTCGTTTCGCAacggcgccatcctcgtccgCTGCGTCGACCTGCGCGACCCCTTTGGCCCGCCCATCtgggaggagggcgtcgacgccatcgtcgtctcggccgagacgaggggcggcgcgacggccatCAACGACAGGAGGGCCcagcggcagtggcaccCGCTCGACGCCTACGAGATTGAcgtgctcggcgagcgcgacgacgacgacgacggcgaaggcggcgacagcgagggggagggcgagggcggtgcgGACAAGAAAGCGGCcaccgaggcggcgaggataGCTGCCAAGATCAGCAGCACCGAGATACGGAGGCAAAAGGCAGAGGcacgcgcccgccggggGCATCTGTAG
- a CDS encoding uncharacterized protein (COG:S~EggNog:ENOG503P5WV), translating into MASLLPLISELLPMILPAETHITRAEQLAPSHPTVEGPVTSRPAVVGRCDKMCASVVTARPKSCSSVKHNSEQDAIIYAVSGTGILVVNEGSFSSGGLDGAVDKESDSAAEEGADGNRLRRHTLRPGDFAFVPAWTEHQVRNEAGDEDVVWVVVQGGSRPVGATLAGWGGDEVSAEG; encoded by the exons ATGGCGtccctgctgccgctcatCTCGGAGCTGCTGCCCATGATCCTCCCCGCCGAGACGCACATCACCAGGGCGGAGCAGCTGGCCCCGAGCCACCCGACCGTCGAGGGTCCCGtcacgtcgcggccggctgTCGTGGGCCGGTGCGACAAGATGTGCGCTTCTG TGGTGACGGCGCGCCCCAAATCGTGCTCGTCCGTGAAGCATAACAGCGAACAAG ACGCCATCATCTACGCCGTGTCAGGGACtggcatcctcgtcgtcaacgaaGGAAGCTTCAGTAGTGGCGGCTTagacggcgccgtggacaAGGAGAGCGATagcgcggccgaggagggcgcagATGGCAACCGACTGCGACGACACACGCTCCGGCCGGGGGACTTTGCCTTTGTGCCGGCGTGGACGGAGCACCAGGTCCGCAACgaagcgggcgacgaggacgtggtgTGGGTGGTTGTCCAAGGCGGATCGCGGCCCGTGGGCGCGACCCTGGCGGGTTGGGGAGGCGATGAGGTCTCTGCGGAAGGCTAA